The proteins below come from a single Zea mays cultivar B73 chromosome 8, Zm-B73-REFERENCE-NAM-5.0, whole genome shotgun sequence genomic window:
- the LOC103636344 gene encoding F-box only protein 6 yields the protein MGEVAALRQLVGQVQELWDLYGANAHPLPRWYLLDFEHGSIMDDYCGGRSGYNSELLKIMEANQSPPRKRPRRDRNREKAPSSNKTEVMQQEIWRDFPEDLFETVIARLPVAAIFRFRTVCRKWSSLLGSDSFSHQYSEAPRGLPWFYTITHENANNNVAMYDPSLKKWHHPSVPLTPTKIVIPVASVGGLVCLLDLSHKNFYICNPLMQSLKEIPPRSVQGWSRVAVGMVLNGRSSSDGYKVMWFGNDGTFEVYDSTKNMWSCPGTFPPSIKLPLALNFRSQPVAVGSTVYFMCAEPDGVLSYDVSTGIWRQFAIPLPPHLTDHTLAEFQGRVMLVGLLCKNAATCVCIWELQKMTLLWKEVDRMPNIWCLEFYGKHMKMTCLGNSGLLMLSLKAKRMNRLVTYNLLKREWQKVPDCVLPYSRKKQWIACGTAFDPVPCALA from the coding sequence GTGGTATTTACTTGACTTTGAACATGGTTCAATCATGGATGATTATTGTGGAGGAAGGTCTGGATACAACTCAGAATTACTGAAGATCATGGAAGCTAACCAATCTCCCCCTCGCAAGCGACCGCGGAGAGATCGAAACCGTGAAAAGGCACCCTCCTCAAACAAGACTGAAGTAATGCAACAAGAGATCTGGAGAGATTTCCCTGAAGATCTTTTTGAAACTGTCATTGCAAGGCTTCCAGTTGCTGCAATTTTTCGATTCCGCACTGTCTGCCGAAAGTGGTCTTCTCTTTTGGGCTCAGACAGTTTCTCTCATCAGTACTCTGAAGCTCCACGTGGGCTGCCATGGTTCTATACAATCACCCATGAGAACGCGAACAACAATGTTGCAATGTATGATCCTTCGCTGAAGAAATGGCACCACCCATCCGTTCCTCTCACTCCTACAAAGATAGTTATTCCAGTGGCATCTGTGGGTGGCCTTGTATGTTTATTGGATCTGAGCCACAAGAATTTCTACATTTGCAACCCTCTTATGCAATCACTCAAGGAGATCCCACCAAGATCAGTCCAGGGATGGTCAAGAGTCGCTGTAGGGATGGTGTTGAATGGAAGAAGTTCTAGTGATGGCTACAAAGTTATGTGGTTTGGAAATGATGGGACTTTTGAAGTCTATGACTCTACAAAGAACATGTGGTCTTGCCCTGGAACTTTTCCTCCAAGCATCAAACTTCCACTTGCTCTAAATTTCAGGTCACAGCCTGTGGCGGTTGGCAGCACGGTATACTTCATGTGTGCAGAGCCAGATGGTGTTTTGTCATATGATGTAAGCACTGGGATTTGGAGGCAATTTGCCATCCCACTGCCACCGCATCTGACCGACCACACACTTGCCGAGTTCCAGGGAAGGGTTATGCTGGTGGGTCTGCTGTGCAAAAATGCAGCGACCTGTGTCTGCATTTGGGAGTTGCAGAAGATGACTCTCCTCTGGAAGGAGGTGGACAGAATGCCAAATATCTGGTGCTTAGAGTTCTACGGTAAGCACATGAAGATGACATGCCTGGGCAACAGTGGTTTGCTCATGCTCTCCTTGAAGGCGAAGCGTATGAACCGCCTTGTTACATACAACCTTCTGAAAAGGGAGTGGCAAAAGGTTCCTGATTGCGTGCTACCATACAGCCGCAAAAAGCAATGGATAGCGTGTGGCACAGCATTTGATCCGGTCCCCTGCGCCTTGGCCTGA